A genome region from Solirubrobacter pauli includes the following:
- a CDS encoding RNA polymerase sigma factor yields the protein MHSFDELYLRYREPVLGYFARRVRDPEVAADLMAETFARALVHHRTNPSGEPVAWLLVIARNLLVDSARRGQVEESARRKLHMEPLVLDDADLQRIEEIAEAADLAETVRATLSATEYAALRGRVVDEESYAELALRMRCSEAVARKRVSRAIAHMRTVIEDGR from the coding sequence ATGCACTCGTTCGACGAGCTGTACCTCCGGTACCGCGAGCCCGTCCTCGGCTACTTCGCACGCCGCGTGCGGGACCCCGAGGTGGCGGCCGACCTGATGGCCGAGACCTTCGCGCGGGCGCTGGTGCACCACCGCACCAACCCGTCCGGGGAACCGGTCGCGTGGCTGCTGGTGATCGCCCGCAACCTGCTGGTGGACAGCGCTCGCCGCGGGCAGGTCGAGGAGTCGGCACGGCGGAAACTCCACATGGAGCCGCTCGTGCTCGACGACGCCGACCTGCAGCGGATCGAGGAGATCGCGGAGGCGGCCGACCTGGCCGAGACCGTCCGCGCGACGCTGTCGGCCACGGAGTACGCGGCCCTCCGGGGCCGGGTCGTCGACGAGGAGTCATACGCCGAGCTGGCGCTGCGGATGCGCTGCTCGGAGGCGGTCGCGCGCAAGCGCGTCAGCCGCGCGATAGCCCACATGCGCACCGTGATCGAGGACGGAAGATGA
- a CDS encoding ATP-binding cassette domain-containing protein codes for MIEVAPGTIVAVLGHDGAPARAVRCFAGRGYVPPGRRVFGSLTVEENLAVGAYGRPKRYDRVYDRFPRLRERRRQRAGTLSGGEQQLLVIARALMGEPELLVLEDPSAGLAPPAIQAVAEAIAGLTVLIADEHLALARAAAQRVVLVEGGTTIFDLPREEAFADVRLGSGFLSSG; via the coding sequence ATGATCGAGGTCGCGCCCGGGACGATCGTCGCCGTCCTCGGCCACGACGGCGCGCCCGCGCGGGCCGTCCGGTGCTTCGCCGGCCGCGGCTACGTCCCGCCCGGGCGGCGCGTGTTCGGCTCCCTGACCGTCGAGGAGAACCTGGCCGTCGGCGCCTACGGCCGGCCCAAGCGCTACGACCGCGTCTACGACCGGTTCCCGCGCCTGCGCGAGCGTCGCCGCCAGCGGGCGGGCACGCTCTCCGGCGGCGAGCAGCAGCTGCTGGTGATCGCGCGGGCGTTGATGGGGGAGCCCGAGCTGCTCGTGCTCGAGGACCCGTCGGCCGGGCTCGCCCCGCCCGCGATCCAGGCGGTGGCCGAGGCGATCGCGGGCCTGACGGTGCTGATCGCCGACGAGCACCTCGCGCTCGCCCGGGCCGCGGCGCAGCGGGTCGTGCTGGTCGAAGGCGGTACGACGATCTTCGACCTGCCACGTGAGGAGGCGTTCGCGGACGTGCGCCTCGGCTCCGGCTTCCTGTCCTCCGGATGA